The Microbacterium sulfonylureivorans sequence GCTCCGGACCGATCGCGAGCGGGGACTGACGCAGGCGGAAGCCGCTCGCCGGCTCGCCGAGCACGGCCCGAATGCGATCGCCGCGGAGAAGGCGCCGTCGCTCTGGCAGGTGTCGCTCAGCCAGCTCGCCGATCCGATGAACGTCATGCTCGTGATCGTCGCGATCATCAGTCTTCTCATCGGCCAGGTCAGCGTCGGCATCGTCGTCGGCGCGCTCGTGGTCCTCAACGTGTTCCTCGGGGCGAGCCAGGAGATGAAGGCCAAGGCCTCCGTCGACGCGCTGTCGAAGATGCAGATCCCGCAGGCTCGCGTCTTCCGCGACGGGAGCCTCGTGCAGATCGCCGCCACCGACGTCGTGCCGGGTGACATCGTCGCGCTCGAGGCCGGCGACATCGTCCCGGCCGACGGACGCATCCTGCGCTCCGCGACGCTCGAGACCCAGGAGGCCGCTCTCACGGGCGAGAGCGCGCCGATCGCGAAAGACCCCGCCGCCATCGCCGATCCCGACACGACGCTCGGCGACCGGGCGAACATGGCGTTCCAGAACACGCAGGTGACACGGGGAACGGCCACGGTCGTGATCACCGACACCGGCATGACGACGCAGATGGGCCAGATCGCCTCGATGCTCTCGGCCGTCAAGCAGGCGAAGTCCCCACTCCAGCGGGAGCTCGACGCCCTGACGGGCGTGCTCGGCTGGATCGCGTGGGGCGCGGTGGCGGTCATCGTGATCTTCGGCCTGGTGCGCGAGCAGCCGATCGCCTCGGTCATCCTGCTGGGCATCTCGATGGCGATCTCCGCCATCCCCACCGGCATGCCGTCGTTCGTGCAGGCGATGCTCTCGTACGGGTCGCGTCAGCTCGCCGAGCACAAGGCCGTCGTCAAGAACCTGACCGATGTCGAAACGCTCGGCGCGACGAGTGCGATCAACTCCGACAAGACCGGCACGCTCACGATGAACGAGATGACGGTGGAGTCGCTGTACTTCGCCGGCGACTGGTTCAGCGTCGGCGGGAGCGGGTACGAGAAGACCGGTGAGATCCGGCAGGTCGCCGGACAGCCCGTTCCCGACTTCCGTCAGCTCGCGCTCGGGCTGACACTGTGCAGCGACGCCACCGTGTCCGACGACGGTGACGTGATCGGCGACCCGACCGAGGCGGCGCTCGTGGTGCTGGCCGCGAAGATGGGCGCCGACGCCGAGCTCACGCGTGCGCAGTACCCGCGCGCCGCGGAGGTGCCGTTCGACTCGGCCTACAAGTTCATGGCGACCTTTCACGAGGTGCCGCAGGAGGGTACGACGCGCCTCGTCGCGCTCGTCAAGGGCGGGCCGGATGTCGTGCTGGACCGCTGCTCGACGGTGATGACCGCCGACGGCCCGGCGCCGATCGACACTCAGCTGCAGACGGTGCTCGACGCGAACCGGAAGCTCTCGGAGCAGGGGCTGCGCGTGCTGGCGTTCGCGGTGCGACGGTTCGTCCCGGGCGCTCCGATCCCCGCAGACCCGATGGCCGAGGTCAAGGACCTCACCTTCGTCGGGCTCGTCGGCATCATCGACCCGCTCCGCCCGTCCTCCAAGGAGGCGGTGCGCATCGCCCATGAGGCCGGTATCGAGGTGCGGATGATCACGGGCGACCACGCGATCACGGCCGCCGCGATCGGCGCGAAGCTCGGCCTCGGCCCCGGCGCCGCCAGCGGAGCCGAGATCCAGGCGATGACGGACGACGAGCTCAAGGCCGCGCTTCCGAACCTCCATGTGTTCGGGCGGGTGACGCCGGAGGACAAGCTCCGCCTCGCCCGCCTCATGCAGGAGAGCGGCGATGTCGTGGCGATGACCGGCGACGCGGTGAACGACGCCGCCGCGCTCAAGCAGGCGGACATCGGCGTCGCAATGGGGTCCGGGAGCGAGGTGACGAAGCAGGCCGGCAAGATGATCCTGGTCGACGACAACTTCGGCACCCTGGTCACCGCTGTGCAGCTCGGACGCGGGATCTACGAGAAGATCGTCAGCTACGTCCGGTACCAGATGTCGCAGCTGTTCTCCCTCGTGCTGCTGTTCCTG is a genomic window containing:
- a CDS encoding cation-translocating P-type ATPase, encoding MSTVDTSPTAPSKDPLWYTQEPDAVVAALRTDRERGLTQAEAARRLAEHGPNAIAAEKAPSLWQVSLSQLADPMNVMLVIVAIISLLIGQVSVGIVVGALVVLNVFLGASQEMKAKASVDALSKMQIPQARVFRDGSLVQIAATDVVPGDIVALEAGDIVPADGRILRSATLETQEAALTGESAPIAKDPAAIADPDTTLGDRANMAFQNTQVTRGTATVVITDTGMTTQMGQIASMLSAVKQAKSPLQRELDALTGVLGWIAWGAVAVIVIFGLVREQPIASVILLGISMAISAIPTGMPSFVQAMLSYGSRQLAEHKAVVKNLTDVETLGATSAINSDKTGTLTMNEMTVESLYFAGDWFSVGGSGYEKTGEIRQVAGQPVPDFRQLALGLTLCSDATVSDDGDVIGDPTEAALVVLAAKMGADAELTRAQYPRAAEVPFDSAYKFMATFHEVPQEGTTRLVALVKGGPDVVLDRCSTVMTADGPAPIDTQLQTVLDANRKLSEQGLRVLAFAVRRFVPGAPIPADPMAEVKDLTFVGLVGIIDPLRPSSKEAVRIAHEAGIEVRMITGDHAITAAAIGAKLGLGPGAASGAEIQAMTDDELKAALPNLHVFGRVTPEDKLRLARLMQESGDVVAMTGDAVNDAAALKQADIGVAMGSGSEVTKQAGKMILVDDNFGTLVTAVQLGRGIYEKIVSYVRYQMSQLFSLVLLFLVASIFDINSGVPLTPIMILFLNFFISVFPVIVILLDPVPDGIMLKPPRDPKKTIANGGAVTLWFVYGGVLFLMTLIPLLMFPDLASPSQPNIPVTMTFVVAAFGAILGGLAMRRDPESGLAGPILTAVKWLAIPLALTVAAVEIGFLQRLVGTVSLSGGEWLICIGLALVVPLFVEVEKWIRRARIARRAALHS